The following coding sequences lie in one Arabidopsis thaliana chromosome 3, partial sequence genomic window:
- a CDS encoding actin cytoskeleton-regulatory complex pan-like protein (unknown protein; INVOLVED IN: biological_process unknown; LOCATED IN: plasma membrane; EXPRESSED IN: cotyledon; BEST Arabidopsis thaliana protein match is: unknown protein (TAIR:AT1G50660.1); Has 15095 Blast hits to 11224 proteins in 1051 species: Archae - 223; Bacteria - 1586; Metazoa - 7000; Fungi - 1255; Plants - 746; Viruses - 40; Other Eukaryotes - 4245 (source: NCBI BLink).), translated as MKFTGKSNLTATLPATVPNIRDIHRRRARKPSFTRQRRSGVSVRRLSRPETPQLKSKVEDQNIERCGGVEDGDNEDDDCNKMRCQERSRSVRPDTVRKLAAGVWRLRVPDAVSSGGDKRSKDRLRFQETAGPAGNLGPLFYYHHHDDKHSGFQSNNSRNKHSRFLCKHEPSVPFPHCAMEGATKWDPICLDTRDDVHQIYTNVKWNNQQVNDVSLASSIELKLQEARACIKDLESEKRSQKKKLEQFLKKVSEERAAWRSREHEKVRAIIDDMKADMNQEKKTRQRLEIVNSKLVNELADSKLAVKRYMHDYQQERKARELIEEVCDELAKEIEEDKAEIEALKSESMNLREEVDDERRMLQMAEVWREERVQMKLIDAKVTLEEKYSQMNKLVGDMEAFLSSRNTTGVKEVRVAELLRETAASVDNIQEIKEFTYEPAKPDDILMLFEQMNMGENQDRESEQYVAYSPVSHASKAHTVSPDVNLINKGRHSNAFTDQNGEFEEDDSGWETVSHSEEHGSSYSPDESIPNISNTHHRNSNVSMNGTEYEKTLLREIKEVCSVPRRQSKKLPSMAKLWSSLEGMNGRVSNARKSTVEMVSPETGSNKGGFNTLDLVGQWSSSPDSANANLNRGGRKGCIEWPRGAHKNSLKTKLIEAQIESQKVQLKHVLEHKI; from the exons ATGAAGTTCACcggaaaatcaaatttgacGGCTACATTACCCGCAACTGTCCCAAATATCAGGGATATTCATAGAAGGAGAGCGCGAAAACCGAGCTTCACTCGTCAACGAAGATCTGGCGTGTCTGTCAGGAGGCTAAGCAGGCCGGAGACTCCTCAATTGAAATCGAAGGTGGAGGATCAAAACATTGAGCGATGCGGCGGGGTTGAAGATGGTGATAACGAGGATGATGATTGTAATAAGATGCGTTGTCAGGAACGGAGTAGGAGTGTACGGCCTGATACTGTTAGGAAACTTGCTGCCGGAGTGTGGCGATTGCGAGTCCCGGATGCGGTTTCTAGCGGCGGAGATAAGAGGAGCAAGGATCGGTTACGGTTTCAG GAAACTGCTGGTCCTGCTGGAAACTTGGGTCCTCTGTTTTATTATCACCACCATGATGACAAACATTCTGGCTTTCAAAGCAACAATTCAAGAAACAAGCATAGTAGATTCTTGTGTAAG CATGAGCCTTCAGTTCCATTTCCCCACTGCGCGATGGAGGGAGCAACAAAATGGGATCCCATCTGCTTGGATACAAGGGATGATGTACACCAAATCTATACCAACGTGAAGTGGAATAATCAACAAGTGAATGATGTTTCATTAGCTTCTTCTATTGAATTGAAACTTCAGGAAGCTCGTGCTTGCATTAAGGATCTTGAGAGTGAGAAGCGATCtcagaaaaagaagcttgaGCAGTTCCTGAAGAAAGTTAGCGAGGAGAGGGCAGCTTGGCGGAGCAGAGAGCATGAGAAGGTCCGAGCAATTATTGATGACATGAAAGCTGACATGAACCAGGAAAAGAAGACTCGTCAGAGATTAGAAATCGTCAATTCAAAATTAGTCAATGAGCTTGCAGATTCAAAGTTAGCAGTAAAGCGTTACATGCATGATTACCAACAGGAAAGGAAGGCAAGAGAATTGATCGAAGAAGTTTGTGATGAACTGGCAAAGgaaatagaagaagataaagctGAGATTGAAGCATTGAAGAGCGAATCCATGAATCTCAGAGAGGAAGTAGACGATGAAAGAAGAATGCTGCAGATGGCTGAGGTTTGGCGTGAGGAACGTGTCCAGATGAAGCTTATTGATGCCAAAGTAACACTCGAGGAAAAGTATTCACAAATGAACAAACTCGTAGGAGATATGGAAGCCTTCCTCAGTTCAAGAAATACTACAGGTGTGAAAGAGGTGAGAGTTGCGGAATTGTTAAGAGAAACTGCTGCATCAGTTGATAATATCCAAGAAATCAAGGAATTTACGTATGAACCCGCAAAGCCGGACGATATCCTCATGTTGTTTGAACAAATGAACATGGGTGAAAACCAGGATAGAGAAAGCGAGCAATATGTTGCCTACAGTCCGGTCAGCCACGCTTCAAAAGCTCACACGGTAAGTCCAGATGTCAATTTGATTAACAAAGGGAGACACTCGAATGCTTTCACTGATCAGAATggtgaatttgaagaagatgacagTGGCTGGGAAACTGTGAGCCATTCTGAAGAACACGGATCCAGTTACTCTCCAGATGAGAGCATCCCTAATATTAGCAACACTCATCACCGTAACAGCAATGTATCGATGAATGGAACAGAGTATGAAAAGACTCTATtgagagaaataaaagaagtgTGCTCGGTTCCAAGACGACAATCCAAAAAGTTACCGTCAATGGCAAAGCTCTGGAGTTCATTAGAAGGTATGAATGGAAGGGTTTCAAACGCGAGAAAATCAACCGTGGAGATGGTTTCACCAGAAACAGGCTCAAACAAAGGCGGATTCAACACATTGGACCTGGTTGGTCAATGGAGCTCATCACCAGACTCGGCTAATGCTAATTTAAATCGAGGAGGGAGGAAAGGGTGCATAGAGTGGCCAAGAGGGGCACATAAGAACAGCTTGAAGACAAAGCTCATAGAAGCACAAATCGAGAGCCAAAAGGTTCAGCTGAAGCATGTCCTTGAGCATAAGATCTAG
- a CDS encoding TRAF-like family protein (TRAF-like family protein; FUNCTIONS IN: molecular_function unknown; INVOLVED IN: biological_process unknown; LOCATED IN: endomembrane system; CONTAINS InterPro DOMAIN/s: TRAF-like (InterPro:IPR008974), MATH (InterPro:IPR002083); BEST Arabidopsis thaliana protein match is: TRAF-like family protein (TAIR:AT3G20370.1); Has 719 Blast hits to 567 proteins in 35 species: Archae - 0; Bacteria - 0; Metazoa - 6; Fungi - 12; Plants - 678; Viruses - 0; Other Eukaryotes - 23 (source: NCBI BLink).), which yields MMSYHYINTLCIVISLLSCLFITSSFAGPVPNQENGSQKIFPTQISSRDSKVSLSSTVKGLRERPPSSYSLKMESFNTLMKSVYTERYESRPFRVGRYNWTLVVYPKGNKNDNGTGHISLYVVLDNSTLTSQSEEVHVDLRFYVFNKKETKYFTIQDTDVWRFSAIKRMWGFSKVLPLITFNNLKNGYLYDVDHCEFGVDVIIPPFYEKSEVFSVTKSFPSPRFTWYIQGYSTLPTDYLSEEFIIGGKSWNLRIFKNGFGAFEGKNLSLYLNLGPQELLKAKPYDKVYVRAKLRVPNQFGSQSNLVLERPLDNWFSPQTIGWGYADFMPLSDLRNSSKGFLVNDMLVVQVAMEEISSTNYLPK from the exons ATGATGAGCTATCACTACATAAACACCTTATGCATTGTAATTTCTCTCTTGTCTTGTCTCTTCATCACCTCTTCTTTTGCAGGACCAGTTCCAAACCAGGAAAATGGATCTCAGAAAATTTTCCCCACTCAGATATCATCACGTGATAGTAAGGTTTCTCTATCGAGCACGGTGAAGGGTCTGAGAGAACGTCCTCCATCGTCTTACTCTCTCAAGATGGAGTCTTTCAACACACTCATGAAGTCTGTTTACACTGAGAGATACGAATCTCGTCCTTTTAGGGTCGGTAGATACAACTG GACGCTTGTTGTGTATCCGAAGGGAAACAAGAACGATAACGGTACAGGGCACATTTCGCTATACGTCGTCTTAGACAACTCAACTCTCACCTCTCAAAGTGAAGAGGTTCATGTAGATCTCAGATTTTACGTATTCAACAAGAAAGAGACGAAGTACTTTACGATCCAAG ATACTGATGTATGGCGATTCAGTGCAATCAAAAGAATGTGGGGATTTTCTAAGGTTCTTCCTCTGATTACGTTTAACAACCTAAAAAATGGATACCTTTATGACGTTGACCATTGTGAGTTTGGCGTTGACGTTATCATTCCACCATTCTACGAAAAATCGGAAGTTTTCTCTGTCACCAAGAGTTTTCCGAGCCCGAGATTCACCTGGTATATTCAAGGATACTCGACACTGCCTACTGATTACCTATCAGAGGAGTTCATCATCGGAGGAAAAAGCTG GAATTTACGAATCTTTAAAAATGGTTTTGGCGCTTTTGAAGGCAAAAATTTGTCGCTTTATCTTAACCTTGGGCCACAAGAGCTACTAAAAGCAAAACCTTATGACAAGGTTTACGTACGAGCCAAGCTTCGTGTTCCTAACCAATTCGGATCCCAATCCAATCTCGTTTTGGAAAGGCCAC TTGATAACTGGTTCAGTCCCCAAACAATCGGGTGGGGATACGCTGACTTCATGCCTCTTTCTGATCTGAGAAATTCATCAAAGGGTTTTCTTGTGAATGATATGTTGGTTGTTCAAGTCGCTATGGAGGAAATTTCTTCTACAAATTACCTTCCCAAATAG